The following are encoded together in the Halopseudomonas salegens genome:
- the mreB gene encoding rod shape-determining protein MreB — protein sequence MFKKIRGMFSSDLSIDLGTANTLIYVRDRGIVLDEPSVVAIRSHGNQKSVVAVGTEAKRMLGRTPGNIQAIRPMKDGVIADFSVCEKMLQYFINKVHENSFIQPSPRVLICVPCKSTQVERRAIRESALGAGAREVFLIEEPMAAAIGAGLPVEEARGSMVVDIGGGTTEIALISLNGVVYAESVRVGGDRFDEAIVTYVRRNYGSLIGESTAERIKQEIGVAFPGGETLEVDVRGRNLAEGVPRSFTLNSNEVLEALQESLATIVQAVKSALEQSPPELASDIAERGLILTGGGALLRDLDKLLSQETGLPVIVAEEPLTCVARGGGKALEMMDQHSMDLLSTE from the coding sequence ATGTTCAAAAAAATTCGTGGCATGTTTTCCAGTGATCTGTCGATTGACCTGGGTACCGCCAACACTCTTATTTACGTTCGTGACCGCGGTATCGTGCTTGATGAGCCGTCCGTCGTCGCTATCCGCAGCCATGGCAACCAGAAAAGTGTGGTTGCCGTGGGCACCGAGGCCAAGCGCATGCTGGGCCGTACACCGGGTAACATTCAGGCTATTCGGCCTATGAAGGATGGCGTGATTGCCGACTTCAGTGTGTGCGAAAAGATGTTGCAGTACTTTATCAACAAGGTCCATGAAAACAGCTTTATCCAGCCCAGCCCGCGCGTGCTGATTTGCGTGCCATGCAAATCCACCCAGGTTGAACGTCGTGCCATCCGTGAATCGGCGCTGGGCGCCGGGGCGCGTGAGGTCTTCCTGATCGAAGAGCCTATGGCAGCCGCTATCGGGGCTGGCCTGCCGGTTGAAGAAGCACGCGGCTCCATGGTCGTGGATATCGGTGGCGGGACCACGGAAATCGCGCTGATCTCTCTGAATGGTGTGGTTTACGCTGAATCAGTGCGGGTCGGTGGTGACCGTTTTGACGAAGCCATCGTGACCTATGTGCGACGTAATTACGGCAGCCTTATTGGTGAGTCCACTGCCGAACGAATCAAGCAGGAAATTGGCGTTGCCTTCCCGGGGGGTGAAACTCTGGAGGTTGATGTGCGTGGCCGCAATCTGGCTGAAGGGGTGCCGCGCAGCTTTACCCTGAATTCCAATGAAGTACTGGAAGCCCTGCAGGAATCATTGGCGACCATAGTGCAAGCGGTCAAAAGCGCGTTGGAACAGTCTCCCCCAGAACTGGCTTCGGATATCGCCGAACGCGGCCTTATTCTGACCGGCGGCGGTGCATTGCTGCGGGATCTGGACAAGCTGCTCAGCCAGGAGACCGGCTTGCCGGTTATCGTCGCTGAAGAGCCGTTGACCTGCGTTGCTCGTGGTGGTGGCAAGGCGCTGGAAATGATGGATCAGCACAGCATGGATCTGCTGTCGACCGAATAG